From one Verrucomicrobiota bacterium genomic stretch:
- a CDS encoding glycine zipper 2TM domain-containing protein — translation MEFPFLKTGVVLALVVLLGGCDSTESTLGGAGVGAATGALLGHAVGGRGGAALGGVLGGLGGGAVGHSIGRKQMEAKSRASQAEEEARYYQRENEYLRNHGSQSSRQESIDQEKRLQQLKFEAEEARLKGELAKAKADQAEAERRQREVELKKEGVYSTEFRSTRYQEPPQAQEYTSRRTYAH, via the coding sequence ATGGAGTTTCCTTTTCTGAAAACGGGCGTCGTTTTGGCGCTTGTAGTGTTACTAGGTGGATGTGATTCGACGGAGTCGACGCTGGGCGGTGCGGGTGTCGGCGCAGCGACGGGTGCATTGTTAGGGCATGCCGTTGGCGGCCGTGGTGGCGCTGCGTTAGGCGGTGTTTTAGGCGGACTCGGTGGTGGTGCGGTGGGGCACTCCATTGGGCGTAAGCAGATGGAAGCGAAAAGTCGTGCCTCTCAGGCCGAGGAAGAGGCCCGGTACTACCAACGAGAGAATGAGTATTTAAGGAATCATGGGAGTCAAAGTAGTCGGCAAGAGAGTATCGATCAGGAAAAACGGCTCCAACAGCTTAAGTTTGAAGCCGAGGAAGCCCGTTTAAAAGGGGAGCTCGCCAAGGCGAAAGCGGATCAGGCTGAAGCAGAACGCCGGCAACGCGAAGTTGAATTGAAAAAGGAAGGCGTCTATAGTACAGAATTTCGGTCAACGCGTTATCAAGAGCCTCCGCAAGCACAAGAATACACATCCCGAAGGACCTACGCCCATTAA
- the rnhC gene encoding ribonuclease HIII has protein sequence MSIPEKTPTCIVLTLNESQAQQLQAICQKRGFELYAVPYARFAFRAPDFNLVQYQSGKLVLQGKGASEFVTFTIEPQVTLVPLQGNDEAYHPEWFLPHAGLDESGKGDFFGPVVAACVIAGDGAVRAFQAMGVRDSKRITSDKVALALADKIRSTAGVVVEVMSLSMEKYNALYVRFGRNLNRLLGWLHRCALKNALQRRYVATGLLDQFSKQPIVQTMIRKNFPEFHLAMETRAERDPVVAAASIVARAAYLRQMEALSEAVGEPLLKGASSRVKQQGQKIWEHSGTEGLARFCKTHFKTFGEICGAQA, from the coding sequence ATGAGCATCCCCGAAAAAACGCCGACGTGTATCGTGTTAACGCTTAACGAATCACAAGCGCAACAGTTACAGGCAATTTGCCAAAAGCGGGGCTTTGAGCTGTACGCGGTTCCGTATGCGCGGTTTGCCTTTAGAGCTCCAGATTTCAATCTCGTACAGTACCAATCGGGGAAACTCGTCTTACAAGGGAAGGGGGCTTCGGAGTTTGTGACGTTTACGATCGAACCTCAGGTGACATTGGTGCCACTTCAGGGCAACGATGAAGCCTATCACCCGGAGTGGTTTTTACCGCATGCGGGCTTGGATGAGAGCGGAAAGGGGGATTTTTTCGGTCCGGTGGTTGCGGCGTGTGTGATTGCTGGCGATGGCGCGGTTCGCGCATTTCAAGCCATGGGTGTACGGGATAGCAAGCGGATTACTAGCGATAAAGTGGCGCTCGCGTTAGCGGACAAAATTCGCTCCACGGCGGGGGTAGTTGTCGAGGTGATGTCGCTATCGATGGAAAAGTACAATGCCCTATATGTGCGTTTCGGTCGCAACTTAAATCGATTACTGGGGTGGCTTCACCGCTGTGCGTTGAAGAATGCACTCCAACGGCGTTACGTAGCGACGGGGTTATTGGACCAATTTTCGAAGCAGCCAATTGTACAGACGATGATTCGCAAAAATTTTCCGGAGTTTCATTTGGCGATGGAGACGCGGGCGGAGCGGGATCCAGTAGTTGCAGCAGCTTCGATTGTCGCCCGTGCAGCGTATTTGCGGCAGATGGAGGCATTATCTGAAGCGGTAGGGGAACCATTGCTCAAAGGAGCTAGCAGTCGTGTCAAACAGCAGGGACAAAAAATATGGGAGCATTCCGGAACGGAAGGGCTTGCCCGGTTTTGCAAGACGCACTTCAAGACTTTTGGGGAGATTTGCGGGGCGCAAGCCTAA
- the bamA gene encoding outer membrane protein assembly factor BamA — MPSKFVCRASLLGLLCCPPSLTTVFGEDLEESTAPIAENTTENSEAIALDTTSSQEVSTSEESESSKIVSEGNTSIVEDGSSVETSEALYHNSVAQDEAETPVNSLGTYGKREQSKNFPVAKIEIRSDGELVRDEAFIRSHIRFTEGEAFDPFAANDAIHSLYAVGMFDDIEITATKNKDLSLNVFVNVKTRPRIANVKFPFEKIGKKKVRKELKTVAGHYLNRANLNEDVLMIYRYYQMNGFPKPQVDARIEPLEDGRVDVCFDITPTDAIRIARVQFHNFGDIDTDLVQKSMALKRWDRNFFSFFTKKGNFADLYLDHDKEVLVNAIRDAGYLDGKLTRAEFVTEGEQRGSLIFDADLGERYYVGDIKLTGATLYDPEVLMECAHLKTGDAFGQAAVRQAAENIQDYYRSRGYVNTIVEAEEHPTFRDNIIDLVLTIHESSLYHLSAITIKGNYKTKDKVLLREFTLEPGDTFNYTAMQIGEMRLHNTGYFKKVDVNAADSDNPHEKGIEINIEEADTGKISGGIAVSARKSQVVFISLEQSNFDLFGPNFQGGGQKLFTKLQLGTRENEAVFSFEEPYLFDKELAFGTEVTGGKTKYRKDDSNFSGSTYDENYFEFEPYFRKRLFDPWIGRLAYNFKLSKITSLGDTAVQPLKDEAAQGRRTASGLKFSIYRDSRDDLLFPRTGSRVEFQTHFYGLGGRTKFTRLEATATQYFWVSEKYDHTLAFTGSVGSIIPFHHRQTPYSERYFLGGQSMMRGFEGRQISPKEESFAFKDGKKETRYGDPVGGNSFCYGAAEYTFALFEPFFGAAFIEAGSANEKKFDNFKNINVDWGVGLRIFIGKMPLRLDWGFPIHAARGTKKDGVQFNFSFGASF, encoded by the coding sequence ATGCCCAGTAAATTTGTATGCCGCGCTTCGTTGCTCGGTTTGCTTTGTTGTCCCCCATCGCTCACAACTGTTTTTGGTGAGGATCTAGAGGAATCAACGGCACCTATTGCCGAAAATACAACAGAAAATTCCGAAGCAATCGCTCTCGATACAACTTCATCGCAGGAGGTCTCTACCTCCGAAGAATCGGAATCGTCAAAGATCGTTTCAGAGGGAAATACCTCGATTGTAGAGGATGGAAGCTCAGTGGAAACTTCCGAGGCGCTTTACCATAATAGCGTAGCTCAGGATGAAGCCGAAACTCCCGTCAACAGTCTCGGGACTTACGGGAAGCGCGAACAGTCGAAAAACTTCCCTGTCGCAAAAATCGAGATCCGCTCCGACGGAGAATTGGTTAGGGACGAAGCCTTTATTCGTTCCCATATCCGCTTTACCGAGGGAGAAGCTTTCGATCCCTTCGCTGCAAACGACGCGATCCACTCGCTTTATGCTGTAGGGATGTTCGACGATATCGAAATTACGGCGACGAAAAATAAGGATTTGTCGCTCAACGTCTTTGTCAACGTCAAGACGCGCCCGAGAATCGCCAACGTCAAATTTCCTTTTGAGAAAATCGGTAAGAAGAAAGTGCGCAAGGAGCTCAAAACGGTCGCAGGTCATTATCTGAACCGCGCGAACCTTAATGAAGACGTCCTCATGATCTACCGGTATTACCAGATGAACGGCTTCCCAAAACCGCAGGTCGATGCCCGCATCGAGCCGCTTGAGGATGGTCGCGTCGACGTTTGCTTTGATATCACACCAACAGATGCAATCCGCATTGCCCGCGTCCAATTCCATAACTTTGGCGATATCGATACCGACCTCGTCCAAAAGAGTATGGCTCTGAAGCGTTGGGACCGGAACTTCTTTTCCTTCTTTACGAAAAAAGGTAACTTTGCGGACCTCTACCTCGATCACGATAAGGAGGTCCTTGTCAATGCAATACGGGACGCTGGGTACCTCGATGGTAAACTCACGCGCGCGGAATTTGTAACCGAAGGCGAGCAACGTGGATCCCTCATCTTTGATGCCGACCTCGGAGAACGCTACTACGTCGGCGACATTAAACTAACCGGCGCAACGCTCTATGATCCAGAGGTTCTTATGGAATGTGCGCACCTCAAGACCGGGGATGCGTTCGGTCAAGCCGCTGTCCGCCAAGCTGCAGAAAATATCCAGGATTACTACCGCTCCCGAGGGTATGTTAACACGATCGTTGAGGCAGAAGAACACCCGACTTTCCGCGATAACATTATCGACTTGGTGCTAACGATTCACGAATCCTCGCTCTATCATCTCAGCGCGATCACAATTAAGGGCAATTACAAGACCAAGGATAAGGTGCTGCTCCGCGAATTTACGCTCGAGCCCGGCGATACGTTTAACTATACCGCGATGCAAATTGGCGAAATGCGCCTCCATAACACGGGGTATTTTAAAAAGGTCGACGTCAATGCCGCCGATAGCGATAATCCACATGAGAAGGGCATCGAAATTAATATTGAGGAAGCCGATACGGGTAAAATTAGCGGCGGTATCGCAGTCAGTGCGCGAAAGAGCCAGGTCGTTTTCATCTCGCTGGAGCAGTCGAACTTCGATCTTTTTGGCCCTAATTTCCAAGGTGGCGGACAAAAACTCTTTACAAAACTTCAGCTCGGTACCCGTGAAAACGAGGCCGTGTTCTCATTTGAAGAGCCCTACCTCTTCGATAAGGAGCTTGCTTTCGGAACAGAAGTTACCGGCGGTAAGACGAAGTACCGCAAAGACGACTCAAACTTTAGCGGTTCGACCTACGATGAGAATTACTTCGAATTCGAGCCTTACTTCCGTAAGCGACTTTTCGACCCTTGGATCGGACGTTTAGCGTATAACTTCAAGCTCTCTAAAATTACGAGCTTAGGCGATACTGCCGTTCAGCCCCTTAAAGATGAGGCGGCGCAGGGACGTCGGACAGCGTCAGGACTCAAATTCTCGATCTACCGCGACTCACGTGATGATTTACTCTTCCCACGCACAGGATCACGTGTCGAGTTTCAAACCCATTTTTATGGCCTCGGTGGGCGTACGAAATTTACCCGCCTCGAAGCAACGGCAACCCAGTACTTTTGGGTATCAGAAAAATACGACCATACGCTTGCATTTACCGGAAGCGTTGGGAGCATTATCCCTTTCCATCACCGGCAAACACCCTACTCCGAGCGATACTTTCTCGGTGGCCAGTCGATGATGCGTGGCTTTGAGGGCCGCCAGATCTCCCCCAAAGAAGAATCTTTTGCATTCAAAGACGGCAAAAAAGAAACCCGTTATGGTGATCCTGTTGGCGGTAACTCTTTCTGCTACGGCGCTGCAGAGTACACCTTTGCGCTCTTTGAACCCTTCTTTGGCGCAGCATTTATCGAAGCCGGATCGGCAAATGAAAAGAAGTTTGATAACTTTAAGAACATCAACGTCGACTGGGGTGTGGGCCTACGGATCTTTATTGGTAAAATGCCGCTTCGCCTCGACTGGGGCTTCCCAATTCACGCAGCTCGAGGAACAAAAAAAGACGGCGTTCAGTTTAACTTCTCGTTCGGCGCCTCGTTCTAA
- a CDS encoding penicillin-binding protein 2 codes for MRLLVLVLLSAWLFAGLSYRIVQLAYLDRSYYQGYLESARRVREVRRASRGRILDRNGTVLAMTVPKIDLGIDPYAAETQDFAKLPQLSEILKISEEDLKKFWTRESRIVDNKVRHIRWKKITEMTELDAYEQVLALKIKGIYGITSAQRYYPNGALASHVIGFVNKEGIAVSGIEAFMDPFLRGQDGGMESKRDGRRQELPLFREIDVLPQHGSDIQLTIDIRFHSAIERILSEAVERFHAQRGTVLVSDPTNGDLLVMCNYPTFEGEHYMKADVANLRNCAVTDTYEPGSVFKIVPFSVALQDRVISLYDAFDCTSTNFTWQGKTYTLPKDHTALGKLSAIDVLRKSSNRGAAQIGIRLGANALYDAARAFGFGEKTGYGFDGEVAGILRSPKYWDGLTITRLPMGHAVSATALQVHCAMGVIASGGYLLSPQIVQKVLNTKGEVVMKTDPRVRRSVLTSDTVRQLRDILYHPDAKPSEIDGVRLAYKTGTTQKLVHGAYSQSHHISSCSGFFPAEAPKYLVTVVIDDARLASGSTAYGSKVAFPIFCDVARWLLRRDLLND; via the coding sequence TTGCGATTGTTGGTGCTCGTCCTCCTTTCGGCGTGGCTTTTCGCGGGGCTATCGTATCGGATTGTCCAGTTGGCGTATTTGGATCGATCGTATTATCAGGGTTACCTCGAATCGGCGCGTCGAGTTCGGGAGGTCCGTCGGGCGTCACGAGGCCGTATTCTTGATCGTAATGGTACCGTTTTGGCGATGACGGTCCCTAAAATTGATCTTGGCATCGATCCCTATGCGGCCGAAACACAAGATTTTGCCAAGTTACCACAACTCTCAGAGATTTTAAAAATTTCTGAGGAGGATCTCAAAAAATTTTGGACACGTGAATCTCGAATCGTCGACAATAAGGTCCGTCATATCCGTTGGAAAAAGATTACGGAAATGACAGAGCTTGATGCGTATGAACAGGTGCTAGCGCTCAAAATCAAGGGCATTTACGGCATCACCTCGGCGCAACGTTACTACCCCAATGGTGCGCTTGCGAGCCATGTCATAGGTTTCGTCAACAAGGAGGGGATAGCTGTGAGCGGCATCGAGGCCTTCATGGATCCTTTTCTGCGCGGACAGGACGGTGGGATGGAGTCAAAGCGCGATGGCCGGCGCCAGGAGCTGCCGTTATTTCGCGAAATCGACGTCTTACCTCAGCATGGTTCGGATATTCAGTTAACGATCGATATTCGGTTTCATAGCGCCATAGAACGTATATTGTCAGAAGCGGTCGAGAGATTCCACGCGCAACGCGGCACAGTTCTCGTCAGCGATCCCACTAATGGCGACCTTTTGGTAATGTGCAATTACCCGACCTTTGAGGGAGAACACTACATGAAAGCAGACGTGGCGAATCTCCGCAATTGCGCGGTGACGGACACCTATGAGCCAGGGTCAGTGTTTAAAATTGTACCTTTTAGCGTGGCGCTCCAGGATCGGGTGATTTCGCTGTATGACGCGTTTGATTGTACCTCCACGAACTTTACCTGGCAGGGAAAGACTTATACTTTACCAAAAGACCATACCGCTTTGGGTAAGCTCAGTGCCATCGATGTGTTGCGCAAATCCAGTAACCGTGGGGCAGCACAGATCGGTATTCGTCTCGGCGCCAATGCGCTTTATGATGCTGCACGGGCCTTTGGTTTTGGCGAAAAGACGGGCTACGGTTTCGATGGCGAGGTAGCGGGGATTCTCCGTAGCCCAAAGTATTGGGACGGCCTTACAATCACGCGCTTACCTATGGGGCATGCAGTGAGTGCGACGGCCCTTCAGGTTCATTGTGCAATGGGGGTCATTGCCAGTGGGGGATATCTCTTATCGCCGCAGATCGTCCAGAAAGTTTTGAACACGAAAGGGGAGGTCGTTATGAAGACGGATCCACGCGTCCGCCGTAGCGTGTTAACATCGGATACGGTCCGCCAACTGCGGGATATTCTCTACCACCCCGATGCGAAGCCTTCGGAGATCGATGGTGTGCGATTGGCGTATAAGACCGGGACGACGCAGAAATTGGTTCATGGCGCATATTCGCAGTCGCACCATATTTCTTCTTGTTCGGGATTTTTCCCTGCAGAGGCTCCAAAGTACTTGGTAACAGTGGTTATCGACGACGCGCGGTTGGCTTCAGGATCGACGGCCTATGGCTCTAAGGTCGCGTTCCCGATCTTTTGCGACGTTGCGCGCTGGCTTCTACGCCGCGATTTGCTGAACGATTGA
- a CDS encoding haloacid dehalogenase-like hydrolase codes for MGERSHIIACVWDFDRTLIPGNMQVPMFAEYGIDERFFWQTINQFTDRMQRRGVYLSGTLAYLNFVLALVQEGRLPGLSKSHLEGYGQQLTYFPGVPEIFSLLRNDVEQDPCFRSYSISLEHYVVSSGHIEIIRGSQVAPHMEAIFASEFLEGEIDALAEKFQFGAIATELVDSSSGASKAYNSVENLEEFLADDPPETIVESQEGDKKVIRQIACVVDHTQKTRCLFEINKGCNKNRAIDVNAVIENDVRRIPFQNMIYIADGPSDVPAFSVIRGHGGKAFAVYNPEDEREFEQNDRMLAAGRIDAYGPADYREGSSTTRWLRMHLKKIAQRIVDEERRAAEDNPGKPPEHLH; via the coding sequence ATGGGAGAGCGCAGTCATATTATTGCGTGTGTTTGGGATTTCGATCGAACGTTAATTCCGGGAAATATGCAGGTTCCGATGTTTGCAGAATACGGGATCGACGAGCGATTTTTCTGGCAGACGATCAATCAGTTCACGGATCGCATGCAGCGTCGAGGAGTTTATCTCTCGGGGACGCTGGCGTACTTGAATTTTGTCCTCGCGTTGGTCCAAGAAGGTCGCTTACCGGGATTATCAAAGTCGCACCTCGAAGGCTACGGTCAACAGTTGACGTATTTTCCAGGGGTGCCAGAGATTTTTTCGCTCCTACGGAATGATGTTGAGCAAGATCCATGTTTCCGGTCTTACAGCATTTCGCTAGAACATTATGTCGTCAGTAGCGGACATATTGAAATTATCCGAGGTAGTCAGGTTGCGCCACATATGGAAGCAATTTTTGCGAGTGAGTTCCTTGAGGGGGAAATTGACGCGCTTGCGGAAAAATTCCAATTTGGAGCGATTGCAACGGAGTTAGTAGATTCTTCATCGGGTGCGTCTAAGGCCTATAATTCGGTTGAAAATCTTGAAGAGTTTTTAGCGGATGATCCGCCTGAAACCATTGTAGAATCGCAAGAGGGAGATAAGAAGGTTATTCGACAGATCGCGTGTGTCGTCGATCATACGCAAAAGACGCGGTGTTTGTTTGAGATTAACAAGGGCTGCAACAAGAACCGCGCCATCGATGTTAATGCCGTGATTGAAAACGACGTCCGGCGCATACCGTTTCAGAACATGATCTATATAGCGGATGGTCCGAGTGATGTCCCGGCATTTTCGGTAATTCGAGGTCATGGAGGTAAGGCTTTTGCGGTCTATAATCCCGAAGACGAGCGGGAGTTCGAGCAGAATGACCGGATGCTAGCGGCGGGACGGATCGATGCCTATGGTCCGGCGGATTACCGGGAGGGCTCGTCGACAACACGTTGGCTCCGTATGCACCTCAAGAAAATCGCGCAGCGGATCGTCGACGAGGAGCGCCGCGCAGCCGAAGATAATCCCGGGAAGCCTCCTGAACATTTACATTAA